TCTGCGCGTACGCGTCGGAGATGCGGTTGAGGAACTGCGCGCGGATGATGCACCCTCCGCGCCAGATCTTCGCGATCGCGCCGAGGTCGATCGTCCACCCGTACTGGGCGGCTCCGGCGCGGATCTCGTCGAATCCCTGCGAATAGGCGACGATCTTCGACGCGTACAGGGCGAGTCGCACATCCTCGATGAACGTCTCGGCATCCTGCGCGGTCACGCCGAACTCAGTCCCCGAGCTCGCCGAGGGGCCTGGGAGCTCCCGTGACACGGCGCGCTGCTCCGGGTGGGAGGAGAGCGAACGGGCGAAGACGGCTTCGGCGATTCCCGACACCGGCACGCCGAGGTCCAGGGCCGTCTGCACGGTCCATGCACCCGTGCCCTTGGCGCCGGCCTGGTCGAGGATCACATCGACGAGGGGGAGGCCGGTCGCGGCATCCGTCTGACGCAGCACCTCCGCGGTGATCTCGATCAGGTACGACTCCAGCTCCCCGGTGTTCCACTCCGCGAAGACGTCGGCGATCTCCGCGGGGGTCCTGCCGGTTCCGCGCCGGATCAGGTCGTACGCCTCCGCGATCAGCTGCATGTCGGCGTACTCGATGCCGTTGTGCACCATCTTGACGAAGTGGCCGGCACCGTCGTGGCCGACGTGCGTCACGCACGGTTCACCCTCGGCGATCGCGGCGATCGATTTGAGGATCGGTCCGAGCGTCACCCACGACTCATCTGAGCCGCCGGGCATGATCGAGGGTCCGAGCAGCGCACCCTCCTCACCGCCGGAGATGCCGGCGCCGACGAAATTGATCCCCGTCTCGCGGACCGCCTTCTCACGCCGGATCGTGTCGGTGAACAGGGCATTGCCACCGTCCACGATGATGTCTCCCGGCTCGAACACGTTCACGAGCGCGTCGATGACGGCATCCGTGCCCTTGCCCGCCTTGACCATGATGATCGCGGTGCGGGGCTTGTGGAGCGAGTCGGCGAAGTCCTCGTACGAGAATGCCGGGACGAACTCGGCCTCGGGGTGCGCCTGGACCAGATGCTCGGTCTTGTCCGAGCTGCGGTTGAAGATCGCGACAGTGTTGCCCTCGCGGCTGGCGAGGTTGCGCGCGAGGTTGGACCCCATCACCGCGAGGCCGACCACCCCGATGTTCGCGCTCGGCTCGACCGGACTCTGGCCGCCCGCCTCAGGCGTGGGACGCGAGACGTCTTCGGGCTGCGGGGCAGCCTCGTGCGCATCCGCGGATGCCGGGTCCTGGTCTCGATCGTGCGAGACGTTCGTGTC
This portion of the Microbacterium pygmaeum genome encodes:
- the gndA gene encoding NADP-dependent phosphogluconate dehydrogenase, whose product is MGVVGLAVMGSNLARNLASREGNTVAIFNRSSDKTEHLVQAHPEAEFVPAFSYEDFADSLHKPRTAIIMVKAGKGTDAVIDALVNVFEPGDIIVDGGNALFTDTIRREKAVRETGINFVGAGISGGEEGALLGPSIMPGGSDESWVTLGPILKSIAAIAEGEPCVTHVGHDGAGHFVKMVHNGIEYADMQLIAEAYDLIRRGTGRTPAEIADVFAEWNTGELESYLIEITAEVLRQTDAATGLPLVDVILDQAGAKGTGAWTVQTALDLGVPVSGIAEAVFARSLSSHPEQRAVSRELPGPSASSGTEFGVTAQDAETFIEDVRLALYASKIVAYSQGFDEIRAGAAQYGWTIDLGAIAKIWRGGCIIRAQFLNRISDAYAQTPDLPVLLTAPYFVEALGRAQDSWRRIVSTAAAAGIPAPAFSSSLSYYDGLRAERLPAALVQGQRDFFGAHTYKRIDKEGTFHTLWSGDRTEIEAEDTH